In one window of Actinomycetota bacterium DNA:
- a CDS encoding YebC/PmpR family DNA-binding transcriptional regulator has protein sequence MAGHSHWAGIKRKKAVVDARRGKVFAKLIRGIEVAAREGGTSNPENNMTLAAAIERAKEASCPVDTIEKAAKRGAGELDEGLRYERVVYEGYAPGGVALLVETLTENRNRTGSDVRAVFARGGGSIGEPGSVAWMFERKGVVLVRGDAAEDDVLTAAAEGGAEDAHRSGDAWEIVCELKDFGAVRDAVKGAGLPVESADLAMIPTTTMDLDADAARKVLRLVDVLEDLDDVQVVSTNFNVSDEVFAQIS, from the coding sequence ATGGCGGGGCACTCGCACTGGGCGGGGATCAAGCGCAAAAAGGCCGTGGTGGACGCGCGGCGCGGGAAGGTGTTCGCCAAACTCATCCGCGGCATCGAGGTGGCGGCCCGCGAAGGGGGGACATCCAACCCCGAAAACAACATGACGCTTGCCGCCGCGATTGAGCGCGCCAAGGAAGCATCCTGCCCGGTGGACACGATCGAGAAGGCGGCCAAGCGCGGCGCCGGTGAGCTCGACGAGGGACTCCGCTACGAGCGGGTCGTCTACGAGGGGTACGCCCCCGGCGGCGTTGCGCTTCTGGTCGAGACGCTGACCGAAAACCGCAACCGGACCGGCTCCGACGTCCGCGCCGTGTTCGCACGCGGTGGCGGCAGCATCGGCGAGCCCGGGTCGGTCGCCTGGATGTTCGAGCGCAAGGGCGTGGTCCTCGTCAGGGGCGACGCCGCGGAGGACGACGTCCTCACGGCCGCTGCCGAAGGGGGGGCCGAGGACGCGCACCGCTCCGGCGATGCCTGGGAGATTGTCTGTGAGCTGAAGGACTTCGGCGCCGTAAGAGATGCCGTCAAGGGGGCCGGGCTCCCGGTCGAGTCCGCGGACCTGGCGATGATTCCGACGACGACGATGGACCTCGACGCCGACGCTGCCCGCAAGGTGCTGCGGCTCGTGGACGTGCTCGAGGACCTGGACGACGTGCAGGTGGTGTCGACGAACTTCAACGTGTCCGACGAGGTCTTCGCGCAGATCTCCTAG
- the ruvB gene encoding Holliday junction branch migration DNA helicase RuvB produces the protein MPDPALLTPDPLEGELEVDRSLRPRVLADFVGQTDAKERLSIVLEAARGRGEPCPHLLFSGPPGLGKTSLAHIVANEMQTQIRVTSGPAMERPGDLVAVLSNLESGDILFVDEIHRLNRVVEEVLYPAMEDGAVDIVLGKGPSARTLHYRLEPFTLIGATTRTGMITSPLRDRFGFSSRLDYYTPEELTQVVMRSAGLLDVLIEPAGAREIASRSRGTPRIANRLLHRVRDFAQVRADGHISADVASRALSVFHIDPLGLDQVDLAILRSLVEKYDGGPVGVSTLAIAVGEQPETIEDVHEPYLVQTGFLARTPRGRVATASAWRHLGLEPPERPQGDRLF, from the coding sequence ATGCCTGACCCGGCTCTGCTCACGCCCGACCCCCTCGAGGGCGAGCTCGAGGTCGACCGGTCGCTGCGGCCCCGGGTCCTGGCCGACTTCGTGGGCCAGACCGACGCCAAAGAGCGGCTGTCGATCGTCCTGGAGGCGGCGCGCGGCAGGGGAGAGCCCTGCCCCCACCTGCTCTTCAGCGGACCCCCGGGCCTGGGCAAGACGTCGCTTGCCCACATCGTGGCCAACGAGATGCAGACCCAGATCCGAGTGACGTCCGGACCGGCCATGGAGCGTCCGGGGGACCTGGTGGCCGTCCTATCCAACCTAGAGTCCGGCGACATCCTTTTCGTGGACGAAATCCACCGCCTGAACAGGGTCGTGGAGGAGGTCCTGTACCCGGCGATGGAGGACGGCGCCGTCGACATCGTCCTGGGCAAGGGGCCTTCCGCGCGCACCCTGCACTACCGCCTGGAACCGTTCACCCTGATCGGAGCCACCACCCGCACCGGGATGATCACCTCCCCCCTGCGCGACCGGTTTGGCTTCTCTTCGCGCCTGGACTACTACACGCCTGAGGAGTTGACGCAGGTGGTGATGCGCTCGGCCGGCCTTCTGGACGTCCTCATCGAACCGGCGGGCGCCCGCGAGATCGCGTCTCGGTCGCGGGGGACCCCTCGAATCGCCAACCGCCTGTTGCACCGTGTCCGGGACTTCGCCCAGGTCAGAGCGGATGGGCACATCTCCGCCGACGTGGCGTCCAGGGCGCTGTCCGTGTTCCACATCGACCCGCTTGGCCTGGACCAGGTGGACCTGGCCATCCTGCGGTCGTTGGTCGAGAAGTACGACGGTGGACCGGTGGGCGTCTCGACCCTGGCCATCGCGGTGGGGGAGCAGCCCGAGACGATAGAGGACGTCCACGAGCCCTACCTCGTCCAGACCGGCTTTCTGGCCCGCACCCCCCGCGGCCGGGTCGCCACCGCCTCCGCGTGGCGGCACCTGGGACTGGAGCCCCCAGAGCGTCCCCAGGGCGACCGCCTGTTCTGA
- a CDS encoding peroxiredoxin yields the protein MEALEFEGWLDSFQELGVSVVGCSPDPLEAQQSFATRQTLRFPLLADPDGKICRAYGVLPEGGGFVTRGTVVIGTDGTITLAYPQARVRGHAEQVLNDLRTELA from the coding sequence ATCGAGGCCCTCGAGTTCGAGGGATGGCTGGACTCGTTCCAGGAGCTGGGCGTCTCGGTCGTCGGGTGTTCGCCCGACCCCCTTGAGGCCCAGCAGTCGTTCGCCACCCGGCAGACCCTGAGGTTCCCGCTTCTCGCCGATCCTGATGGCAAGATCTGCAGGGCCTACGGCGTGCTGCCGGAGGGAGGGGGGTTCGTCACCCGCGGCACGGTTGTCATCGGAACCGACGGCACCATCACCCTCGCCTACCCGCAGGCCAGGGTCAGGGGGCACGCCGAACAGGTGCTGAACGACCTCCGGACGGAGCTGGCCTGA
- a CDS encoding mannosyltransferase family protein produces the protein MKTPGPNPPVDEQDEPGSAAARSPEAGTPPPDEPGAGTVLLRIAALAAAIRVVLWSVGTVAISGIPGRGVLDMWTGWDAHHYLRIAEVGYKSSGEDGLYIVFFPLYPLLVRIVSFVVPNLVVSALAVSFVASVGAGWFLYRLARLDTGHREAWGCVLLLFAFPTALFLAAPYTEALFLTAVLASVYAARTGAWGWSGIAGAAATATRVAGAALIPGLLAEAVAGLRDRDGRELGRRVAWTLLVVPLGFAGYLALNQVVYGDPFRFLEIQAGHWSQRLVPPWVPLREALGHVTGPDLRGDYAIIFWGRLLGFAAGAAVLLAGWRRLRPADRVYGWAALILVTSASWLLSLPRYLLGIYPLFLVLGRVTSKKPVMWGLCALGAAAQVVFFWRFARGAWTF, from the coding sequence TTGAAGACGCCCGGACCCAATCCGCCCGTCGACGAGCAGGACGAGCCCGGCTCTGCTGCTGCCCGCAGTCCGGAGGCAGGGACGCCCCCACCGGACGAGCCCGGGGCTGGCACGGTCCTTTTGCGCATCGCCGCCCTTGCCGCCGCCATCCGCGTGGTCCTGTGGTCCGTCGGGACCGTGGCTATATCCGGCATCCCCGGCCGGGGGGTCCTGGACATGTGGACTGGATGGGATGCGCACCATTACCTGCGCATCGCGGAGGTGGGCTACAAGTCCTCGGGCGAGGACGGCCTGTACATCGTGTTCTTCCCGCTGTACCCCTTACTTGTCCGGATCGTCTCGTTCGTGGTGCCGAACCTGGTGGTGTCCGCGCTGGCGGTCTCCTTCGTGGCGAGCGTGGGAGCCGGCTGGTTTCTGTACCGGCTGGCACGGTTGGACACCGGCCACCGGGAGGCTTGGGGGTGCGTCCTGCTGCTTTTCGCCTTTCCGACGGCCCTCTTCCTCGCGGCTCCGTACACCGAGGCGTTGTTCCTGACGGCGGTCCTCGCGTCGGTCTACGCGGCCCGGACAGGCGCCTGGGGGTGGTCCGGAATTGCTGGAGCGGCCGCCACCGCAACCCGGGTGGCGGGAGCGGCGTTAATCCCGGGCCTGCTGGCCGAGGCGGTCGCTGGGCTCAGGGACAGAGACGGCCGCGAGCTCGGCCGGCGGGTGGCGTGGACGCTCTTGGTGGTCCCGCTCGGATTCGCGGGCTACCTGGCCTTGAACCAGGTCGTGTACGGCGACCCCTTCCGTTTCCTGGAGATCCAGGCAGGTCACTGGTCCCAGCGGCTGGTTCCGCCGTGGGTTCCGCTGCGTGAGGCCCTGGGCCACGTGACGGGTCCGGACCTGCGCGGCGACTACGCGATCATCTTCTGGGGGAGGCTGCTCGGGTTCGCCGCGGGGGCGGCAGTCCTGCTCGCGGGATGGAGACGGCTGCGACCGGCGGACCGTGTGTACGGCTGGGCGGCGCTGATCCTGGTCACTTCGGCCTCTTGGCTGCTGAGCCTGCCCCGCTACCTGCTGGGGATCTACCCGCTGTTCCTCGTCCTCGGACGGGTGACGTCGAAGAAGCCGGTGATGTGGGGACTTTGTGCACTTGGGGCAGCCGCTCAGGTGGTGTTCTTCTGGCGGTTCGCCCGGGGCGCCTGGACGTTCTAG
- a CDS encoding class I SAM-dependent methyltransferase — translation MRRLLELCGPPSGRALDVGCGAGFTGFALARAGWDVVYLDPTHEMLLETRAGRRARNLPGEERVVEAWAEAGPFRNGSFRLVVSHRAPHQFRDVAEFLAEARRLTAPGGLVGIADQSPMDGWEEWHNDLERLRDPTHGSALSLSQWNQAFEEAGLQILQAGSVDQPREVESWIHRVGCTDEVRDEILRTVRSMPEDLESWHRPHTDAEGRLIVQAPHAVVVARSPG, via the coding sequence ATGCGCAGGCTGCTGGAGCTTTGCGGCCCGCCGTCCGGACGAGCCCTGGACGTCGGCTGCGGCGCCGGCTTCACCGGGTTTGCCTTGGCCCGCGCGGGGTGGGACGTGGTCTATCTGGACCCGACCCACGAGATGCTCTTGGAGACGCGGGCGGGACGGCGGGCGCGCAACCTGCCCGGTGAGGAGCGGGTCGTGGAGGCCTGGGCGGAGGCCGGGCCATTCCGCAACGGGTCCTTCCGTCTGGTGGTGTCCCACCGCGCGCCCCACCAGTTCCGCGACGTCGCCGAGTTTTTGGCCGAGGCCCGCAGGCTCACGGCTCCCGGAGGTCTCGTGGGGATAGCCGACCAGTCGCCGATGGACGGCTGGGAGGAATGGCATAACGACCTGGAGCGCCTCCGCGACCCCACCCACGGCAGTGCCCTGAGCCTTTCGCAGTGGAACCAGGCGTTCGAGGAGGCCGGGCTGCAGATCCTCCAGGCCGGGTCCGTGGACCAGCCGCGGGAAGTTGAGTCCTGGATCCATCGGGTCGGCTGCACGGACGAGGTCCGCGATGAGATCCTGCGAACCGTGCGGTCCATGCCGGAGGACCTGGAGTCATGGCACCGGCCCCACACGGACGCCGAGGGGCGCCTGATCGTCCAGGCCCCTCACGCGGTGGTCGTGGCTCGGTCCCCGGGATAG
- a CDS encoding inositol monophosphatase family protein, with the protein GESPVLGDVDDGLVLELKTGSMFRARRGAGTSFVIAGESRSPAPSAATGLDGAFWTYGLRGRPTMPSAIVLEELIDRTGVSSGTFDLGSAAFGMTRVATGQLDAYVDHGQRLIDDLPQTRELFERIAGGAVLNNSPYDVAAALLICTESGCTVTDAGGRPLEGRALVGSGPDEQLSTLAAGTPELHAQILQALDRGIDRLRAAMHQGRGSARPIG; encoded by the coding sequence GGCGAATCGCCGGTGCTCGGCGATGTCGACGACGGACTGGTCCTTGAGCTGAAGACCGGATCGATGTTCAGGGCCAGGCGGGGGGCCGGGACCAGCTTCGTGATCGCTGGGGAGTCCAGGAGCCCGGCGCCTTCGGCCGCCACGGGTCTGGACGGCGCCTTTTGGACCTATGGCCTGCGTGGCAGGCCGACCATGCCGTCGGCGATCGTCCTCGAGGAGCTGATAGACCGGACCGGCGTTTCCAGCGGGACCTTCGACCTCGGGTCGGCGGCCTTCGGCATGACCCGCGTCGCCACTGGGCAGCTGGACGCCTACGTCGACCACGGCCAGCGTCTCATCGACGACCTGCCGCAGACGCGCGAGCTGTTCGAGCGCATCGCCGGAGGCGCGGTCCTCAACAACAGCCCGTACGACGTCGCCGCGGCGCTGCTGATCTGCACAGAGTCCGGCTGCACCGTCACGGACGCGGGAGGACGGCCCCTGGAAGGCCGGGCCCTGGTCGGGTCGGGCCCCGACGAGCAGCTGTCGACCCTCGCCGCCGGCACCCCCGAGTTGCACGCCCAGATCCTCCAGGCGCTGGACCGGGGGATCGACCGGCTGCGCGCGGCGATGCACCAGGGACGGGGATCGGCGCGCCCGATCGGGTAG
- the pdxT gene encoding pyridoxal 5'-phosphate synthase glutaminase subunit PdxT, producing the protein MKAGVLALQGDVREHLDIIGRGGCAAVPVRNASDLQAIDALILPGGESTTIGSLLERHEMLDPLRKRIESGMPAFGTCAGAILLAREVLGGDVPRPGGMDLVVHRNAYGRQVDSFEEDVDVRGLGTVRGAFIRAPRIEQTGESVDVLAERHGRAVVVREGHLLAATFHPEITGDDRLHRWFLEEICGPAGRA; encoded by the coding sequence GTGAAGGCCGGCGTCCTCGCCCTGCAGGGCGACGTCCGTGAACACCTCGACATCATCGGGCGGGGCGGCTGCGCGGCGGTCCCCGTTCGCAACGCCTCGGACCTGCAGGCCATCGACGCGCTGATTCTTCCGGGCGGGGAGTCCACCACTATCGGCAGCCTCCTCGAGCGCCACGAGATGCTCGACCCCCTGCGCAAGCGCATCGAGTCGGGAATGCCCGCCTTCGGCACCTGCGCCGGAGCGATCCTGCTGGCCCGGGAGGTGCTGGGGGGCGACGTCCCCCGGCCCGGCGGCATGGACCTGGTCGTCCATCGCAATGCCTACGGGCGACAGGTGGACAGCTTCGAAGAGGACGTGGACGTTCGGGGGCTGGGGACGGTCCGCGGCGCATTCATCCGGGCCCCCCGGATCGAGCAGACGGGCGAGTCGGTGGACGTCCTCGCCGAACGCCACGGCCGTGCGGTGGTCGTCCGGGAGGGTCATCTGCTGGCAGCCACCTTCCACCCGGAGATAACCGGCGACGATCGCCTGCACCGCTGGTTTCTGGAAGAGATCTGCGGCCCCGCCGGGCGGGCCTAG
- the ruvC gene encoding crossover junction endodeoxyribonuclease RuvC codes for MRVLGLDPGLTSAGYGVVEDGRELAAVAFGAIRTPQGPVPERLLSLHARLTELLAEHSPDAVAVERVVFNANVRTAMSVGQAAGVAFLAAAQRGCEIAEYAAGEVKVAVCGDGSAGKRQVQEMVARLLRLQQAPSPPDAADALGLAITHLRTRRMRSLEKRTARA; via the coding sequence ATGCGTGTCCTCGGCCTCGACCCCGGCCTGACCAGCGCCGGCTACGGCGTGGTCGAGGACGGTCGCGAACTGGCAGCCGTGGCCTTTGGAGCCATCCGGACCCCCCAGGGCCCGGTCCCGGAGCGGCTTCTGTCCCTGCACGCCCGGCTGACCGAGCTGCTGGCGGAGCACAGTCCGGACGCCGTCGCTGTGGAGCGGGTCGTGTTTAACGCCAACGTCCGAACCGCCATGTCGGTCGGGCAGGCGGCCGGCGTCGCATTCCTGGCCGCCGCCCAGCGGGGCTGCGAGATCGCCGAGTACGCCGCCGGCGAGGTGAAGGTGGCCGTGTGTGGCGACGGTTCGGCGGGCAAGCGCCAGGTCCAGGAAATGGTGGCCCGGCTGCTCCGCCTGCAGCAGGCCCCCTCTCCGCCGGACGCCGCGGACGCGCTTGGCCTGGCCATAACCCACCTGCGGACGCGCCGGATGCGGTCGTTGGAGAAGCGGACCGCCCGTGCTTGA
- the pdxS gene encoding pyridoxal 5'-phosphate synthase lyase subunit PdxS, translating to MERGTVRVKRGLAEMLKGGVIMDVTDSEQAKIAENAGAVSVMALERVPADIRAEGGVARMADVRKIEEIMSAVSIPVMAKARIGHFVEAQVLESVGVDFIDESEVLTPADEEHHIDKWAFTVPFVCGCRNLGEALRRIGEGAAMIRTKGEAGTGDVVEAVRHMRTVSSGIRRLSGLRPEELAAEAKELQAPLDVVTEVSRTGALPVVNFAAGGIATPADAALMMQLGCDGVFVGSGIFKSEDPSARAHAIVMAVSQFEDPEAVARASRGLGEAMRGEEVSKLGQRLADRGW from the coding sequence ATGGAACGGGGCACGGTCAGGGTCAAGCGCGGTCTGGCGGAGATGCTCAAGGGCGGCGTCATCATGGACGTCACCGACTCCGAGCAGGCCAAGATCGCCGAGAACGCAGGCGCCGTCTCGGTCATGGCGCTGGAGCGGGTGCCCGCCGACATCCGCGCCGAGGGCGGAGTGGCGCGCATGGCCGACGTCCGCAAGATCGAGGAGATCATGTCCGCCGTCTCGATCCCGGTAATGGCCAAGGCCCGCATCGGGCACTTCGTGGAGGCCCAGGTCCTGGAGTCGGTGGGCGTCGATTTCATCGACGAGTCGGAGGTCCTGACACCGGCCGACGAGGAGCACCACATCGACAAGTGGGCGTTCACCGTTCCGTTCGTGTGCGGCTGCCGGAACCTCGGCGAGGCGCTGCGGCGCATCGGGGAAGGAGCGGCCATGATCCGGACAAAGGGCGAAGCTGGGACCGGTGACGTGGTGGAGGCGGTTCGCCACATGCGCACGGTGTCGTCCGGCATCCGCAGGTTGTCGGGGCTGCGTCCGGAGGAGCTCGCGGCGGAAGCCAAGGAGCTACAGGCGCCTCTGGACGTCGTCACCGAGGTCTCCCGGACTGGCGCCCTTCCCGTCGTCAACTTCGCGGCAGGGGGCATCGCGACCCCGGCCGACGCGGCGCTGATGATGCAGCTGGGGTGTGACGGCGTGTTCGTCGGAAGCGGCATCTTCAAGAGCGAGGACCCCTCGGCGCGCGCCCACGCGATCGTCATGGCCGTGTCGCAGTTCGAGGATCCCGAGGCGGTGGCCCGCGCCAGCAGGGGGCTGGGCGAGGCCATGCGCGGCGAGGAGGTCTCCAAGCTGGGACAGCGGCTGGCCGACCGCGGCTGGTGA
- a CDS encoding iron-sulfur cluster assembly accessory protein: MDQTERDRQMETRTIVSLTPAAAAKVREFIAAEPNADDLVLRIEVQPGGCAGFRYGLFFDDQVAESDLVEEVEGVRVAVDPMSAPYLTGVVVDWTESLRQSGFQISNPNAGGGCACGDSFQ, from the coding sequence ATGGACCAGACCGAAAGGGACCGCCAGATGGAAACCCGCACGATCGTCTCTCTGACTCCCGCCGCCGCGGCCAAAGTCCGTGAGTTCATCGCCGCCGAGCCGAATGCCGACGACCTCGTGCTTCGCATCGAGGTGCAGCCCGGAGGGTGCGCCGGGTTCCGCTACGGACTGTTCTTCGACGATCAGGTCGCGGAGTCCGACCTCGTCGAGGAGGTCGAAGGCGTGCGCGTGGCCGTGGACCCCATGTCGGCGCCGTACCTGACGGGCGTGGTCGTGGACTGGACGGAGTCCCTCCGGCAGTCCGGCTTCCAGATCAGCAACCCCAACGCCGGCGGCGGCTGCGCCTGCGGCGACTCCTTCCAGTAA
- the ruvA gene encoding Holliday junction branch migration protein RuvA produces MLDHVRGQVARVTGDAAILTVGGIGLRIEMPTSDLASLDGVATVHTVLIVRDDSVQLFGFATERGRELFRALTSVGSVGPRLALAVLSFHPVTALERVLAAGDADAITLVPGIGRKTAQRIVLELRDKLGVVDTPVTTGPIADVREALRGMGFSPQEVQEMVSDLPADGDVDTLLRHALKAGDAARAER; encoded by the coding sequence GTGCTTGACCACGTCCGCGGACAGGTCGCGCGGGTGACCGGTGACGCCGCCATCCTGACGGTGGGCGGCATCGGGCTCCGGATCGAGATGCCGACCTCCGATCTCGCCTCGCTGGACGGCGTCGCCACCGTCCACACCGTGCTCATCGTTCGCGACGACAGCGTCCAGCTTTTCGGGTTCGCCACGGAGCGCGGCAGGGAGCTGTTCCGAGCCTTGACGTCGGTCGGCAGCGTGGGGCCGAGGCTCGCGCTGGCCGTGCTTTCGTTCCACCCCGTGACCGCGCTGGAGCGCGTGCTTGCCGCCGGTGACGCCGACGCCATAACGCTGGTGCCGGGGATCGGCCGCAAGACGGCTCAACGGATCGTCCTGGAGTTGCGCGACAAGCTGGGGGTCGTGGACACCCCGGTCACGACCGGACCCATAGCCGACGTACGGGAAGCGCTCAGGGGAATGGGGTTCTCGCCGCAGGAGGTACAGGAGATGGTGTCGGACCTGCCCGCCGATGGCGACGTTGACACGCTCCTGCGCCACGCGCTGAAGGCCGGGGACGCCGCGAGGGCCGAGCGCTGA
- a CDS encoding M48 family metalloprotease, which translates to MARKFTRKRWRRPQRLRLDETPVVRRKDMAVLTILPIGPQEAWPENRRRIIGLLVLFLAVCALEGAAVAATPLAWWTGLFPPVFGLLYLAGGARWGDAWIQRALGAAGHDSPQLLGQIKALAARISMDVPDLLVAPGETPNAFGFGLRRKWIVTTAGASSLGLLEAEAMLAHEIVHLRDGDATVSSVYVLLAGAADVVVKAMGAPAGVVALLSIPVWPACLVVRVLGARAFPRDREHRADVAAALLTRYPPAVGKLLSGVPREQAGSPLGATDRFWLAPRAAGPGMTVDERTAAIGEM; encoded by the coding sequence ATGGCCCGCAAGTTCACCCGGAAGCGCTGGCGGCGGCCGCAGCGGCTCAGACTCGACGAGACGCCGGTCGTTCGCAGAAAGGACATGGCCGTACTCACGATCCTGCCCATAGGCCCTCAGGAGGCCTGGCCCGAAAACCGGCGCAGGATCATCGGACTGCTGGTGCTGTTCCTAGCCGTCTGTGCCCTGGAGGGCGCGGCTGTGGCGGCGACGCCGCTCGCCTGGTGGACGGGTCTGTTCCCGCCGGTCTTTGGATTGCTCTACCTCGCGGGGGGCGCGCGGTGGGGCGACGCCTGGATCCAGCGGGCCCTCGGCGCCGCCGGCCACGACTCGCCGCAGCTGCTGGGGCAGATCAAGGCGCTGGCGGCGAGGATCTCGATGGACGTTCCCGATCTCCTGGTGGCGCCCGGAGAGACCCCCAACGCATTCGGATTCGGCCTGCGGCGCAAGTGGATCGTGACCACCGCGGGCGCTTCCTCGCTCGGTCTCCTGGAGGCCGAGGCGATGCTCGCCCACGAGATCGTCCACCTTCGCGACGGAGACGCCACCGTCAGCTCCGTCTATGTCCTTCTCGCCGGAGCGGCAGACGTCGTGGTCAAGGCGATGGGAGCCCCGGCCGGTGTGGTGGCCCTCCTGTCGATTCCCGTCTGGCCGGCCTGCCTTGTGGTGAGGGTCCTGGGTGCACGGGCTTTTCCGCGCGACCGGGAGCATCGGGCCGATGTCGCCGCGGCGCTTCTCACCCGCTACCCGCCGGCGGTGGGCAAGCTTCTGTCCGGCGTTCCCCGTGAGCAGGCCGGCTCGCCCCTCGGCGCAACCGACAGGTTCTGGCTGGCTCCTCGCGCTGCGGGGCCCGGCATGACGGTCGACGAGCGCACCGCCGCGATCGGCGAGATGTAG
- a CDS encoding BTAD domain-containing putative transcriptional regulator, with amino-acid sequence MVAETKAAEVPPGQVRLGLLGGFRLSVQGREVVLPMNAQRLVTFLALQERPLLRTFVSGSLWGDSTDGRAAGSLRSTLWRLTSPGPSLVALTTDHIVLSPAVEVDYREGEALARRVLDPDQPLEGIVEASELVLSADLLPDWTEDWVLLERESYHQLRLRALEALCRRLTEEKRFGQAVQAGMAAVAGEPLRESARHALIQAHLAEENVAAAIREYDSFRQLLHAELELEPSESIQGLVAHLIDTSG; translated from the coding sequence GTGGTTGCCGAGACGAAGGCGGCAGAGGTGCCCCCCGGACAAGTGCGGCTGGGGCTACTCGGCGGGTTCCGCCTGAGCGTTCAGGGAAGAGAGGTCGTGCTGCCCATGAACGCGCAGCGGCTCGTCACTTTTCTCGCCCTCCAGGAACGGCCGCTTCTGAGGACCTTCGTCTCCGGATCCCTGTGGGGCGACTCGACCGACGGGCGCGCTGCGGGAAGTCTGCGGTCCACGCTGTGGCGCCTCACCAGCCCGGGACCGTCGCTCGTCGCTCTCACCACCGACCACATCGTCTTGTCTCCGGCTGTCGAGGTGGACTACCGGGAGGGCGAGGCGCTGGCCCGCCGAGTCCTTGACCCGGACCAGCCGCTGGAGGGGATCGTCGAGGCAAGCGAGTTGGTCCTGTCGGCGGACCTGCTCCCGGACTGGACCGAGGACTGGGTGCTCCTGGAGCGCGAGTCCTACCACCAACTCCGGTTGCGCGCCCTGGAGGCCCTCTGCCGCCGGCTGACGGAGGAGAAGCGCTTCGGCCAAGCGGTCCAGGCCGGAATGGCGGCCGTGGCAGGAGAGCCCTTGAGAGAAAGCGCGCGGCACGCCCTGATCCAGGCGCACCTCGCGGAAGAGAACGTCGCCGCCGCCATCAGAGAGTACGACTCGTTCAGGCAGCTCCTGCATGCCGAGCTGGAGCTCGAGCCGTCCGAGTCCATACAGGGACTGGTGGCCCACCTCATCGACACCTCCGGCTGA